tttgaataaacggatctacgaaaaaaaataaaactccctggttgcgacaagtggcgcgctgcatgcaCGCCATTTGTCGCGACCTGGGAAAGTGAAGCGTCCTTTGCAACGAGTACTTCTTAATTAGTGTTTTCGGGCTTAAGCGCGAAATAGGACTTGGGCGGGTGGTGGCCATGACCCATGACATGTCTGAGCTCTGGGCTTGCTAGGGCCCCAACCGCTGCGTTTGCACACAGCCCGCGTTCGGAAAGGAAATGAGGCCCGACTTCCTTACGGTGGGTCTGGGCCTGAACCAGCGTAGCTGCCTAAAAGCTTTCCTATCTTCttctcccccccaaaaaaagaactTCCATTTCTCTCTGCCATCCGGCAGCACATTGGCGGAAACAGCTTGGCTGGCGGGAATGAGCACTAGTCTCCCTCTCCGTCTCCGGTGGCGAAGACGGCATCGGCGTGCGATAGCAATTCAGAAAGAAAACCAAGGCACCGGCACGGGGCAACTTCTACTTGTGGTCGGTGGTTAAGGCACGGAATTCCGTTCATTCACACTGTGCAGTTACTCTCACTCCCGCCAGCCAAGCTAAACACTTTGCTCCGTGACTCGCAGCAATGCATCAAACGGAAGCCTTTGGCGACTGTACCTCAACCCGAAAGAGGAGTCGGGGCACAGGAGCTTCAGACCTTCAGTGCATGCGCCCGTGCTAGCTGCTAGCCcagtgatggatggatggatggatcgatcgGCTTTCTGGTTTCTGTGGTCAAGATCTTAAGCTGTAGGGATTCATTTGACTCGCAGAACAAAACAAAATCTGCACTTGCCTTCTCTTTTTGCTTTTCCACGCCGTCGTCGCTGTGAATCTGTGATACCGTTCGCTGTCCACCTCCACGCAAAAGAAAGAAGTGTTTCTGTGCCTCGCACGAGATACACCGCGCTTTCCGTATCACACATTACCGTCATATAATGATAATCCCATGAGTAAAAGATGTGCTAGCATAAAAAAAGTTGATAAGGGCCGTGAAACCTCTAGTCTCGTACTCTACTCTACTAGCTACCATGTGCTGTTTTTGTTTTTCCCTCCTTTTTATAAGGAATTACGCCGGAGATTATATATAGGAGAATATGAATTTTATCAACTAAGAAaatggattttattttatttttggcaaAAGGCGTATCATTCATTACAGAATGCAGATCCACACCCACAAGCATTTCCCAGTTTGACATATAGAGGCCACAGCTAGCTACAGGATATATGTCTCTCCGTTTCTCTGTAGCATTTCCATCTCTCCCCCGAGAGCAAGAAAAGTTCTTGCTAGCTCAATGCCTCGATACAGCATTATTATTACCCCTCCTAAACACCAGGACGGCCGGTAAAACGGAAGCCGCGCGCGAAGGATACGATCGCCAAGACAAGGGGCCGAGAACGTTGGGGCACGGCGGCCGGGAAAGGCGCAGGGCATGGCCGGGgacgcgccgccgtcgccgacggcggGCGAGGAGCCCTCGCCCGCGTCGGCGCCGCTGCTGCTGCGGCGGAGGGGCTCGTACCAGCGCTGCATGTCGCACGCGCGCGACGAGCTCCGCAGCTTCCGCTCCTGCCTCCGCTGGATGTGCGTCGACCACTCGGACGGCTCCAGCGCCGCGGCCTCGTGGCTCGTCTTCTTCGTCCTCGCCGTGGCCGTCCCCGTGGCCGCGCGCGTCGCCATGCCGCGCCGCGCCTACGACACGCAGGTGCAGCTCTCCCTCACGCTCTCCGCGGCGCTCGCCTACCTCACGCTCACCTCGCTCATCCGCCGCCGCGGCCTGCGCCGGCTGCTCTACCTGGACCGCCTCCGCCACGACTCCCAGGACGTGCGCGCCGGCTACACCGTGCAGCTCGCGGGGTCCTTCCACCTCCTCGCCTGCTTCGTCCTGCCCTGCTTCctcgccgacgccgcctacaaGGTGTTCTGGTACTGCGCGCACCGGCCCTTCCCGGCGTGGTGGTCCGCCGCCGCGTGCGCCATGGAGATGGCGTCGTGGATGTACCGCACGGCCATGTTCTTCATGGCCTGCGTGCTGTTCCGGATCATATGCTACCTGCAGATCCTGCGCATGACGGGCTTCGCGCGGGACTTCGGCCAGTGCGCCGACGTGGCCGCCGTGCTGGGGCAGCACCGCCGAATCCGTGACCAGCTCCGGCGGATCAGCCACCGGTACCGCAAGTTCATAATGTACTGCCTCTTGCTCGTCACGGCCAGCCAGTTCACCGCGCTCCTCGGCGCCACGAGGCCCCACGCGCAGGTCAACATCGCCACAGCCGGCGAGCTCGCGGTAACGTTCCCCCGGCCGGCGCTGGTGTGCATGCTCGATCGTCCGTTCATTCGACATACAGTATGTAAATGACTTGTTCTTGCGCGTCTGGAATTTTCTTCAGCTCTGCTCCGTGAGCCTCGTGGCAGGCCTGCTCATCTGCCTGCACAGCGCCGCAAAGATCACGCACAAGACGCAGGCCATCACCAGCATCGCCGCGGCGTGGCACGCCGACGCCACCATCGACACCGTGGAGCGTGACCAGGAGAACCCCAGGACGCCGAGCAGGTCGTGCCTGCAGCAGCAGCAGGTGCCCCCATCCCCGGACTCGGACCAGTCGGACGACGACGAGATGTCCCCGAGCGAGGACAGCCTCGACACCTCCTCCAAGTTCACGTCCTTCCACGCCACTCACATTTCATACCAGAAGAGGCAGGCGCTAGGTAAGCATGCATCGTGCCGTTTGCGGTTTGATTTCGCCATTGCAAAGCACTGTAGCTGATCATGGCGTTTTCAGTGACCTACCTGGAGAACAACCGCGCAGGCATCACGGTGTTCGGCTTCGTGGTCGACCGGACGTGGCTCCACGCGCTCTTCATGCTCGAGTTCTCGCTAGTCATGTGGCTGCTGGGGAAGACCATCGGTATATCTTAGAGAAGGGCGATCATCTCGATCCCTGTCAACTGTGTGTGTATATGATGAACCATCCAGCTCCTATCGAATCATGTAGATCGCCACCCTCTCAGGGGTGTAAACTGAGCGCAGATAGCTAAGTAAACTCATGTTCCAGATATAAATCGTGTTCATTGCCTCCTTGCAATCTGCTTACCTGATGACAAACTGTAACATGTTTACTTGCAAGTTGCAACCAACTCCTAACAAGTTGGATCGAGGGAACCACAATTCAGCACATTGAGATTGGACAACACCAGACGGGAACCACGAAATACAAGTCGAGCAATATGTCAAAAGAAATTCAGAAACATATAACAAAATGGTCTGACTAACTTTGAACAGAAATGACCAAGAGTTGGGTTGTGCTTTTCTAGGACAATAACACCAATGGCTAAAGCAATCTTTTGCCTAACATACGCTGCTTCTATTCTACTTtgataaaaggaaataaaagaaacgTCATTCACAGGTCTAGCAGCGCATTCATCAGAGAAAAAGAAGTGGCCCAACAAGAAAAAAAAATCTTTTAAACCGCACACTCTGTGACCAGACCAGAAAGAAGCATGCTAAATGATTCATGAATAGTGGTTCCGCCAGACCAGCTCTCATGGTAAGGTGCTGATGTCTGCTTCCTGGCAGATGAAATGCTCCCATTTCTCAGCTGTCATTCGTGGATCTTGCTTGTCTCCCCATCGGCATCCGAGCTGACAGAGCAGAACCAACCTGCGGCCATCGACGCCTTCCACTGCTTCTGGAGATGGTTAGAGCGCGACGCTGGACATTTTGCCTTGGTCTTGCCCCACTTGTCCTGTAAGCTCTGCGAACCACTCTTCGTAATGATCGGATATCAGGAGCTCCAGAAAACATAATATCACCACCATCAGGAAACGTGTAAGAGTCAGAGTCATCACTCCAATCAGAGTTATCCATGAAAGAATCGCTGCTGCCACTATTGGGGTCAATAAGATAGTCCCCAATAATCATGGATCCTGGATTCAAGCCTGTGACTATGCTGATTGCATCCTGCCTCTCCTTTGCACTTTCAAGCTCCTTCCATTCAGCCAAACGTGCCGGGTCAACTTCACGAGGTTTTGATGAAGGATGTCTGGCCTTCACATGCTTGCAGAGTTTCTTATATGATCCAATGAATGAGCAGTCTTCATGAATGCAAGTTCTCTTCTTGCGATTGAGAAATTGCCGGGCTGGTTCAACCACTGTCCAGCCTTTCACTTCCCCACGGCAGATAGGGCAAGCAAGCTCCACATCCTTTGGCTTCTTGCTAGCTGCTGCCACTGCAATTGATACTTCATTTGCCGGTTTCTCCTTCACATAAGCATTTTTAAACTGTTCGAGACAATTAGACTGGTGATAGTTGGTTCCACACATGTATGGTCGACAACCTTTGGTATGTGAAGAACACAGCAGGAGGACAGCATCATGTGGACGCTCCAAGCATATTGGGCAAGTGGCATGTTTCCAATCCTTTTTCTCCGAGGTTAACTTCAATTTATTTTCCTTGGCTGCCCTTGTTGCTTTCTGGTAGTGGGAAGGTGCATCAGGAGGAGATGACCTAAGTCGCCGGCTTGATAAGTCGCGGTGTCTTGGAGTTCTTGCCATAGCTTCCCAAAACAGGAAAAGGGATCTAGAATAGTGGCACAAAAGTACATATATATTCAGTTACTAATAACAAGAACAATTATATTTATCAATGTATTTCTATCGAGTTACGTAATACTGATCAGTACTAGTTTGCTATAACAATCACGACTCACAACAACAAATGAATTTGCACTTTTTTAAACCATGAGCTATACTGTATACAGAAAGATGGCTACTTTACAATCTTCTGGGTTTATTTTAAATCCTTCTGCTCACATTGCTCATCACCTTCAAAATCAAGTGATACTACCATATCTCACGTAGAAGCTAATTTTAGGATATATAGTGTGAAAAaatgaaaagcaaatttcaagtgGTTTGAGCATTTAGGTCATGGATGGTTTATTATTTCCATTACTTTTATTAGTGAGGAAGCATGGACATGTTTGAACTTATCTAACAGCTGCAATATGCAATGTTGCATAAATATTAAATTACAAAGAAGATGTCAACAATTAGGGCAAAAGCAATAAAGCCTAAAGTTTGAACTAATCATCCAAACTGAGAACATAAATAAATATGGAACCAGGCAATCTCAGAAACTCGGTACATGGTATATCTAGTAAAAAGAAAGTAGCAAAAGCATGTCCTAGAGAGTAAGCAGAGATGAAAGGACAGTTTATTTATAATTAAAGCACATCAAACAATGTCATACAGCAAGGACAAGTTCGATATTGTCTAGTAAAGCTCTGCAAGAATAGCCAGCGCCAGCTAACAACTTCTTAATATACATAAATGTTAGGCGTGGAACCTAATATCAGTGTTATTCACACTATGCACATTTCATTTTAATTGCTAGAAACTACAAGCATGGATCTCAAAATGCAACAACACCACAAGTGCCCTAGGCAGGTCAATACAAGACATGAAAGATGGAGTTTCTATTTGACAATTAGGGTAAAATGTCCctatgccatccttcttttccatggAGTTGCATACATGTTTCTAATGAACAAGTGTATTGCAGGGGATTTTTACTAAGAGTTGTGGTTTTCTGACTCATTAATTATTTTTTATAGTAACATCAAAGGGAATATCAGGTAGGAACTCCCTGTAACCAGGAAAATGCAATCTGATCATGTACAGACCATTGGATATGTTTGATGATCATGCAAATAGCAGCATTCACAGGTAGGTTCGGTGATGATGCAATCTGATCATGTACAGACAATTTGATATGTTTGATGATCATACAAATAGCTTTCACAGGTAGGTTTAGGAATGGTACAAATAAATCACATATAAGATGTTGAGGTGGCTCAAAGGCCAAGAATGTTTGTTCCTTGCAAACTGGACAGTCTTAGACACTTTTGGATTACAAGTTTGCATTCCCCCATCTTAAGTGAAGTTCTCATTTGTTGGAAACTAGATGAAACAAATCATACTATTTATCTCCAGTGGCAGATCCAGAAATGTGCGGATGGCAGTGTGAGCAGTAGCTGCAAAGGCGGTGTCGAATCACCAGATAGCTTGCACGAAGGCATGTATAATTTAATCTGGGCATGGCAACACATTGTTGATGCAAAAACAAGCACCCAAACAAACAGCCGGCATTCTACAAATACTAACATCAAGACATGCGACATATGCAACAGACAAACAGTAATTACAAGCTTAATCTGGTATATGGCTATAACACTAAAGTATATCAGTTCATGTTAAGGGCGGGCATGATTTGGGGCGTGCGGAATCAGTTGAGCCCCGGAATTCGGAAAACGAATTGCTATCAGTACCACACCACGCAGCAGAGGCAAGACCGCGGCAAACTACTGTAGATGGGTTGGAGCGCCCAGTATCCCTCCATTGCAGAAAGGGCGGCCAAGATTAGGCTATAGGCATCAAAAATAAAACATCACGGAATAAATCTCAGAACGACCGAGTAAAGTTAGGGTTCGTCACCAACGAAAGGGATCAATCCAAAGCCCGAATGGATCTCCACTCCGCGCCAGTCCAACTCCTCCCGCTACGAGAGATGAACTCCTCCAGCGTGGTGTGGCATGGGGACGTGTCCGTCGGGGAGGATTCGGTGAATGTCGTACAGCCGCCgctgcggcgaggcgaggcgaggggaAGAGAAATCGAAGCAATTGGGTGGGCCGGACAGGCGACGAATCGGGATATCTGGTAATTTTCACAGTGACTCGTAGGATGGGTGCGGCCGTGCGGGGAGCTTTTTCTAATTCAGTAATTAGACCCTGGGCTGGATGCTAATTATCTAGTAGTACTTCGTTCCCCTGAAAAAAAAACTATCCACTTCGAGTACTTCGTTAGTATCACCTGTGCTAATTACATCTTTTTTCGTCCAATAAAAAATTGATTTTTAGGGAAAAATTACATTTTTTTTGTTTACCTGTAATACGAATTTGTTTAGGTCTATCTGTATACAAATATAAAAAAACAAGAATACCAGTACAAAAATATTTCTGCCAAAATTGAGAAAAATCTAAGTCTTTTTTGGACCAAGGACAATAGCAACACATTCCTGCTTATGTTTGAAAAAGAAGACAAAAATTCCATTTTACTCCCTTGAAGAAAATGAGTGGTTCACATAACCCCCTGAACTTTATTTTGGTTCACTTAACCCCCTAATTTATCCCAAACCGTTCAAAAATCGTCATTGGTGGGTTTGCACCGGTGGTTTTGCTGACATGGACGAGGTCAAAGCGTTGTTGACCAGTGGGGCCCTCCTCTGCCTTCTCTCCCACATCTGCAGCCACCCCGAGAGTGCCCGAGCTTCGGTCGACGGCCACCATCGCCGTGCACGTGGCCGGAGGAAGCATAGAGCCACACCAAAATGTCGGGATCATCTGTCTCGTTACCCTCTTCAACTCTGCCAAATCCATTGTGCCAAGCCAACCCCAATCGAGCCTGGCATCGTCGTCTTCCTCGCCACTGCCGCCAGCCACCACGCTAAAATCCGCCATCACcagcgcgcccccgacctccacgaCCCCTTCGTTGACGCGAGACGACCTCGCGCACCTTCTGGACAGGTTCCAGGTGAGGCCCGCGGACCCTTCCCCGCAAGCCTGCGCCCCGGTCGCCGCCTTCGGCGTCCATGGCGTCGCTGCAGAGCACTTCTGGTCCCCCTTCCTGTGCCAGCACCCCCTAGGTGAGCCCCTGCTCCTCCGGAGCCTCTCCGTTCCCTCCCTCATCTATGTAGCCTACTCGCGCAGTGTGCCACCCATAGGAGCAGCGGGGGCTGGAGCTTGGCCATGCGGGGAGAGCTCCTCAGGGACGCGCAACTCCAAATTGATGGGTCGGTCAGCTTCAGAGGAGCACCACGGTGCTTAGGAAGCAGAGAAGGAGAAGCGGGGCTCACCAGAGGAAAAGATCGAGGCGGCGATAGTCGatgccggaggcggggaagaagacatGGTCGCTGATGATTTAGGGTGACTAGGATAAAGTCATTTGGCAGGAACGTATAGCAGAGCGAGGGGAAGCTCTAGGACATGGATTGAAGGGGAGGGGGAGGTGTTGTCCACGCGGGCTAAGAACTACAACGCCGACGGCATAAACCAAGCATTGATTATGCTCTCTAGGCGTCGAGGAGGAGAGTGGGGATTTGATTGACGAATGGGCCCCACACCCCACTGGTCAAATACCGCCTTGACTGTGTCCATGTCAGCAAATGAGCTCAAAAAACCAGCTAGAGATGATTTTTGAACGGTTTGGCATAGATTAGGGGGTTAACTGAACCGAAAAAAAGTTCAGGGGGTTATGCGAACCACCCattttctgtaacatcccaaattttcaatttggaatgttatacattagatcatcatgcatattatattttattttgcattttggttgatcctagaaattctacgcaactcaatgacccacggagagagttggagatttcgttattttcatatttgagttttctcaaattttgagaataggatcatttgattttatttattttatcatcaataatttctattacaaaaatatgagagagggaataaaatgactttcccaaaataaacaaatattgaggatttaataataaaatcaaataagattttatttcggagtttttcggtgttttatttgaatttaggaaaaaagtgcgtttttcaaaattgcatttaggtcccaaataaatattcaccttgtgaagcttgattttagaagcccgtgaaaatttatttcggaatttttggagtccgtttagtatttctttttatttttcttccaagcggaataataaaaaaactaaaccgacttcgggccatacccgagcgggacaccgcccgggggtaGCCTTTAAATAGCACcgtcccgagccgccccagcccatcagccccgcctcgatccgcgcgcgccgctggagccgccgccgccgacgacgatcccgccgcccgaggttcgtcgtgcctcattttccgtgccgaaaaaaaatcggcgttcgtcgtttttcttttcctcggattaaatccgcgatttttctgatcgcgattcctgatccaattttcgttttagtttaatttttcgctcgtttatcggaatcaggcgattcaagcacctagagtttcgtcttgaaaccctttatccgtttaaccaacttaaacaagattttgctactgtaaaatttgccctagatccagattactagaacgaagttgttttcttttgccgtttgtctttcgttgcttcgttcgatttgattctttttgccaaccggagttcttaagttgaaccttctggttagatctcttatttgagttttacctgtgcattagatgagtacttattgtatgcttgtttgtttgtctgtgatagaatacccggagtgcgccgcctgttacttcgaatcgttaggtttcgcggatcatcagcaaggcaagtaacactttgatcataccttttctactacccagttttattgcattagatcaatcctcacacattttatgattaggatctaatttaactgtgggatgggaagtagatgaggtagtacctattacctgtttattatcaaacctttgggagttacttctacgtttgtttattatgtcatgctatgctagtagacgtggattgggtgagtgaaatccatgacagatatgagattgttaattaatggtttatctaaggtggcaacttaaacacacatctgggtggattgaggcacctgggtattccaggacttgcctgttttcttttggaccgccacccaggctcaaagggatcatgagactattcatactagaaacttccgtgtgcagccacaagctattatgggctctagcatagttgactaagtcatgcgaactcttacagtggtagactagcagatgtaggggatataggtggtacagtctatccatcgtaaggtgctagcgcttctgaaagactatgtctcggtcatccgtcttctcaaacaccatgtagtgcgagaaaccaaacggaggcgatcgagtcttgtggggaaaagtgcgcaaacctctgcagagtgtaataaactaatcatgattagccgtgtccccggttatggacatcttgagtatctagtacttagattttcatgtgaatctcaacatgttactctaaataaattttgttgggttatgtttaatgatgatgcttaattgggattgagaatgctgtcaaccattctcaatgtttaacaaccaccatgatagtaattaaattttattcctttgaagtagggaaaaattggttttacgcaaaactgtaaccatagagctttccaccagccaaatatgcatatagtatagctgtttcattccattaatctctatgtgttaccttgccagcatattccatgtgctgacccgttttcgggctgcaacgttaatgttgcagacttttcagatgatgattaaggagtttttaggtcgtggttctatactcagtgatgccgttggagttgatggactcacttatcttccaagccttccgc
The window above is part of the Triticum aestivum cultivar Chinese Spring chromosome 2A, IWGSC CS RefSeq v2.1, whole genome shotgun sequence genome. Proteins encoded here:
- the LOC123189344 gene encoding uncharacterized protein yields the protein MARTPRHRDLSSRRLRSSPPDAPSHYQKATRAAKENKLKLTSEKKDWKHATCPICLERPHDAVLLLCSSHTKGCRPYMCGTNYHQSNCLEQFKNAYVKEKPANEVSIAVAAASKKPKDVELACPICRGEVKGWTVVEPARQFLNRKKRTCIHEDCSFIGSYKKLCKHVKARHPSSKPREVDPARLAEWKELESAKERQDAISIVTGLNPGSMIIGDYLIDPNSGSSDSFMDNSDWSDDSDSYTFPDGGDIMFSGAPDIRSLRRVVRRAYRTSGARPRQNVQRRALTISRSSGRRRWPQVGSALSARMPMGRQARSTNDS
- the LOC123189343 gene encoding uncharacterized protein; the encoded protein is MAGDAPPSPTAGEEPSPASAPLLLRRRGSYQRCMSHARDELRSFRSCLRWMCVDHSDGSSAAASWLVFFVLAVAVPVAARVAMPRRAYDTQVQLSLTLSAALAYLTLTSLIRRRGLRRLLYLDRLRHDSQDVRAGYTVQLAGSFHLLACFVLPCFLADAAYKVFWYCAHRPFPAWWSAAACAMEMASWMYRTAMFFMACVLFRIICYLQILRMTGFARDFGQCADVAAVLGQHRRIRDQLRRISHRYRKFIMYCLLLVTASQFTALLGATRPHAQVNIATAGELALCSVSLVAGLLICLHSAAKITHKTQAITSIAAAWHADATIDTVERDQENPRTPSRSCLQQQQVPPSPDSDQSDDDEMSPSEDSLDTSSKFTSFHATHISYQKRQALVTYLENNRAGITVFGFVVDRTWLHALFMLEFSLVMWLLGKTIGIS